The following proteins are encoded in a genomic region of Triticum dicoccoides isolate Atlit2015 ecotype Zavitan chromosome 1B, WEW_v2.0, whole genome shotgun sequence:
- the LOC119350665 gene encoding putative F-box/FBD/LRR-repeat protein At4g03220, which yields MAGDPRLPGGIDRISGLTDDLLGHILSFMPVWDAVRLSALSRRWRGAWTHAPVLNISDEQRPDRFLDFAGAALARYGQPDIPSLDVTIGRRSNLGPATAAWLRGAMEHVVGSICVKVDRHTPALDQLVLPRSLRARAMTLDLSGDVLSKGVLVLPEPAEPAAFRRLTELSLSSVRLQVQADRLGEFLSSCFPQLRKLRLRKVCNVAAKPRLWPLMLDMDMLEELEVDSIHQLSVLQVVAPKLRLLTVRHSFESLALLRADIVFKVSAPGLEAISWTGWFPKQLNFLPDAQCVRRLSGIIVDWPSISWADYCLPGVVQLLETCSGADRLDLSVDIYDGWIPSMVSKQDFMERMPHLPNIRTLSLTIVTILRFLRSPIGEIVFCFLRRCPNLTLLHIDLSTLHQFTRQDPHYLVFPDDDAETKPAKPCQDREYDPPKAHKYQLQLASLRKIRISGFAGTDAEMELADLLFGIGAERSALERIFISSFAQLKDRIGRIAQKMRARFPLAGGRWETSPLEEITWTKNNDGLERSNALRSTIIT from the exons ATGGCCGGGGACCCGCGACTTCCCGGCGGCATCGACCGGATCAGCGGCCTCACGGACGACCTGCTCGGGCACATCCTGTCCTTCATGCCGGTCTGGGACGCCGTGCGCTTGTCCGCGCTCTCCAGGCGGTGGCGGGGCGCCTGGACCCACGCCCCCGTCCTCAACATCTCCGATGAGCAGCGCCCCGACCGGTTCCTAGACTTCGCCGGCGCCGCGCTCGCGCGGTACGGCCAGCCCGACATCCCATCGCTCGACGTGACCATCGGTCGCCGGTCCAATCTCGGCCCCGCCACGGCCGCTTGGCTCCGCGGCGCCATGGAGCACGTCGTCGGATCTATCTGCGTCAAGGTGGACCGGCACACCCCTGCGCTGGATCAGCTGGTTCTGCCACGCAGCCTGCGAGCCAGGGCCATGACCCTGGACTTGAGCGGCGATGTCCTCTCCAAAGGCGTGCTCGTCCTCCCGGAGCCTGCCGAACCTGCCGCTTTCCGGCGGTTGACAGAGCTGAGCCTCTCCAGCGTGCGTCTGCAGGTGCAGGCAGACAGGCTTGGCGAGTTCTTGTCATCGTGCTTCCCCCAGCTGAGGAAGTTGCGCCTTCGCAAAGTTTGCAATGTGGCCGCGAAGCCGAGGCTGTGGCCACTGATGCTCGACATGGACATGCTCGAGGAGCTGGAGGTCGACAGCATCCACCAACTATCGGTGCTGCAGGTGGtggctcccaaactccggctgctgaccGTGAGACACAGCTTCGAGAGTCTGGCGTTGCTCCGCGCCGACATCGTGTTCAAGGTCTCCGCGCCTGGGCTGGAGGCGATCAGCTGGACCGGCTGGTTCCCGAAGCAGCTGAACTTCCTACCCGACGCGCAATGTGTCCGTCGACTGTCCGGCATCATTGTCGACTGGCCCAGCATATCGTGGGCTGACTACTGCTTGCCGGGTGTCGTGCAGTTGCTCGAGACATGCTCTGGAGCTGACCGGCTAGATCTTTCTGTCGACATCTATGATGGATGGATTCCATCCATGGTATCAAAACAG GACTTCATGGAACGCATGCCACACCTTCCCAACATCAGGACACTTTCCCTGACGATCGTCACGATTCTTCGATTTCTCCGCTCTCCAATTGGTGAAATTGTCTTTTGCTTCCTTAGGCGATGCCCGAACCTAACTCTGCTTCACATCGATCTATCGACGCTGCACCAGTTTACAAGGCAGGATCCGCATTATCTTGTGTTTCCG GATGATGATGCTGAAACTAAACCTGCAAAGCCATGTCAAGACCGTGAATACGATCCGCCTAAAGCACACAAATACCAATTACAACTAGCTTCTCTTCGAAAGATAAGAATCAGTGGCTTTGCCGGAACGGATGCTGAGATGGAGCTCGCCGATCTTCTTTTCGGAATTGGAGCCGAGCGGTCGGCGCTCGAGAGGATATTTATATCATCATTTGCACAGCTGAAGGATCGCATTGGCAGGATCGCCCAGAAGATGAGGGCTCGGTTCCCTCTTGCAGGAGGGCGCTGGGAAACCTCCCCCTTGGAAGAGATCACGTGGACGAAGAACAATGACGGACTGGAAAGATCAAATGCTCTTAGATCAACAATCATAACGTAG